The DNA window cagaaagggaaagacatattGGGTGAAGTCTGAAGGATACCAGGAATAAGCCTCCAAAATTCCCTTTCCATTTCACTCCCATAAGATGTGCTTAATTTTACCAGCAGTTAGTGTGAAATAACATGTGTGAAACATTGTTCAAATGCTCATTAAAGACTTAATGCCCAGGGTTTTTACTGGGTACTGGTCATGTAGGCAGCTTCCTGTGAACTGAGTGTCTGTGGTCCTCCAAAGTTCTTGTGTTAAAGCTTGATCTTTATTGTGAGAGatgtatttggagatggagcctTTTGGAAGATAAGTAGATCCTGAGGGTGGAGTCTTGGGAATGGGATTAGTTCTTTTGtgataattttatatgtcaattttaCTGGCTATGGGGGCACCTACACTAAACATTATTTTGGGGGATATCTGTGAGGATGTTTCTAGataagattagcatttgaatcagtggGCTCAGTAAAGTAAATTGGCCATTGTGGGTGGGCATCATACAATCAGTTGAGGACTGGCATAGAACAGAAGGCAAATGAAGGCGAAATtcaccctttttttctttcctcactgCTTGAACTGAGCTatctcatctcatcttctctGTACTTGGACTGGGACTTACATCCTTGCTTTCCATGGAGGCCCTTGGACTCAGATTGAATTACACCACTTGCTTTCTTGGGTCTCCAGCTAGCAGACTGGCAGATTTCTGGTCTATAATTGCATGAACCAATTCCTCATAATaaattcatatgtgtgtgtgtgtgtgtgtgtatgtgtgtgtgtataaacagaTACCTTTTTTCTGCACATTTCCAATATCTGAATTGTTTTTGCCTGTAAggcattaagggcttcccaggtagcattagtggtaaagaaactgcctgtcaagataggagatacaagagactcaggttcagttcctgagttgggaaaataccctggagtaggaaatggcaacccactccagtattcttgcctggaaaaatctcagggacagaggagcctcagggactacagtccatagggtcgcaaatggttggatacgactgagtgactgagcacttagGGTGTAAAGGGGagagctccctggtggctcagctggtaaagaatccgcctgcaatgcaggaggccctggttcaattcctgggtcaggacgatcccctggagaagggataggccacccactccagtattcttggctccctggtgactcagttggtaaagaattcacctgcaatgtgggagacctgagttcaacccctgggttgggaagatcccctggagaagggaaaggctacccactcgagtattctggcctggagaattccatggattgtatagtccatggggtcacaaagagtcggactcgactgaatgactttcGCACTCAGAAGTGCAAGAGACAGATATTATTCAAAGAGGTTTTAAGATGAAGTCCTAGTTCCTTTTCCCTACAATACTTTGAAGTAATTAGATATTATCTGCTCTGGGTTCTCCACCCCcgcccagatttttttttttttccccagaaattggaagaaaacacagttttgtcttaagagaaacagaaaaaaagaagtccaTCCATTGTCATCTTTTGTGGACAAACCTGGTTCTGTTTCCCCAAGGAAAATAAttatctgatttctttctttaatgacAGAGACAACCAACAGTGATGACATAgaattatatattttcctttctcatctgGGTCACGGAGAAGCCTccattctttaataaaaatattacaaagtaaCAAGCATGAACCCtataatttaaagcaaaaaataaaaatataagccaTCTTGTGCATTGGTTACTTTCCCTTAGGTAAGTTGTAGAATAGTACTCTAGGAACATTGGTTACAGTTAAGTCAATTTTTACAGCTCAAGGAAGAAACTTTATATGGAAAATGTCCAAGAACGcttctatttataaatataaaatttatcaaaaatttCATGGAATACTGGCAGAACAGTGGAGAGAACCTGGGCTTACTTCTTGCTTCAAACTTGGCTATGCTGCTCAGAAGTAATTTCACCTTGGGAAAGTGATGATCTATGAAttaaatttcctcatctataaaatatgatGAATATACCCCAAGCACAGGGttgttaataatgaaaataacatatGTAAGATACTTGACTCCatacctggcacagagtagctcaataaatgttatattCTCCTTACCTTGAGGAAGAAAAAGCCTACTAAGAGAGACTCTAATGTTCATAGAAACTCTATTAATAACAGCCccaaatggaaacaacccaaatatgaCAGCCCCAAAAGACCATCAATAAtagactgaatttttaaaaagttggagaATCATACTGTACAATACTATGTAGCATGAACCACTGTTACTATAAAAGTGAGGATAAATCTCACTAACAATTTTGTGACACAGAATAAtacatactatataattccaTTGAAAAGTCAAAACCAGGCAAAATTAATCTACAGTGATAGACGTCAGAAATCTTAACCTTTTGGAGGGAGATGAGATTAGAATGGGAAAAGAGGGAGACTGCCAGGGTGCTCGAAATGTCTTCACCTGAATAGTTGTGGTCATTAGAGGGGTATATGTGTGTACAAATTCATCAGACCGTACACTTAAGATTTGCACATTCCTTTACCTTTGTACATGTATAAAtagcacatcaaaaaaaaaaccttctttttGCCCCAGGAGCTAGATTTTATATCAGTATCAAATTTATTTATTGGGAGAATCTGGCTGTAGATATGACATACCAATAGCCGGCTAtcttgcaggctgcagtctgtcCCTTGTAAGTGGCCCCGTTTTAGAGCTGGCCTGGAGCTGACAGGCATATTATGAGGGTCATGCTCTATCACCATTGACAGCTGGAGAGGCCATCACATGCCATCAGCAGCAAAGCACAGGGAAAACCAGGCAGTGGACTGTACTTCCCACCCTTCGGCTGTGAGGCACAACCCCAGCAATGGAAGGATTAAAAAGCCtctcaatttaaaaagacagggggaggggaggggaatgtGGGCTGCACAATTTATAAATAGACATTACCAGAGGCTGCCTGATTGTGAAGTGGTTGTTTAGTAAATCTTTCTCCTTTAAGGATTCCATTATCAGAAAccatttgaaaacatcagtttcGTTTTGTCTCTTGGGGAGGTCCTGGGTTTCATCGAGTCAGCCCTGTTGGGTGATATTTCTCTCTGCTAGATTTAGGGACAGGCCTTGGATATTCTGAAGCGCCTTTACATGGAGcacaaagatgatgatgatgatgatgatgtgtcTTTTGCCAAATGGATGAGCAGCTTCTGGGGTCACAGCTGGATAGAGGAGGATGAGCGAGGACTCCGGGACCGCCGTGGATCACAAGACGCCAGTTACAGGAAAagctccctgccctgcccagtgAGTTGTTACAATGGAACCAGGGGAGAACCAAACTAGGGGAGGGGGCTTTCTCTTCGATTTTTTTGAGGGTCCTATGATACAGTTTTCTTTGGTTGAAATGAGTACTTCCAAACCTTTTTTTATACTCACAAAAATCccttttatcattttatcttgTCCTCCAAAGGACCTGATTTTCATCTATTAAGTAAAGATTCCTTCATTTTTAGCAACCTAAGATATATTTAACTGCTACTCGGAGCTCCTGATAAGCCTGGGATAATCCTATTGAGAGGTAATATAATTCAAGCCAAAGGAAAGAAACCTGATGTTATAGTCTGTGTAACACTGGTGTGGATCACTGTTTGATTTCCAGCAGTCTTTTTGAAATACTGAAAATAGCTCCACGATTTGGTGGCATCTAAGGAATTGGGGATTCTACTTAATAAGTCACTACCCCTGATCAATTTGATGTACTCTTTCTTCTGGTTCTCATTTAGTTTCCTGGTGGGAGAGAAAGCCAACATTCTACCACTCTCAGCACTGTTTTTCCATGGCTAGGCAGGGGACAGGAGAGCTCTTGAGAGGGAAATAGGTGGACCTGACCAGGTGTGGACTCGACAGTGGGTACACGTGCACTTAGAATTCCAGCTACCAGAGAATATTTCCCCAACCCCCTGCTATGCTAACTCCAGAACCAAATAAGTTTCAGGGgtgatgttattttatttttagctctgaAGTTCCCAGAAGCATAATGTATGTGAAGTATATTAAAGCATGTAAAGCAGTCTTATACTCCAAATGATCAGCAAGTTTGAGGAATGAGACCTCTTTGAgacacaaatatttgaaaatacttctCTTAAAAAGCATAATCAGggaccaagggagcatttcaacACTTCACTGAACTGCAGGttctttaagtgaaaaaagacaGAGGTTGCACTTGATGATCTACAAGAACCCTTCCAGTCTCACTTTCCATAATTCTGTTATAAAATAAACCCTTGCTTATTATGCTCATGTTTTAATCTTTTATGGCCCACACTGAGGGAGGTATTCATAATGTGTGAACCAGGAATATGACTAGTGTTTAGCCAAACAGCAAGAACCagggagaaacaaagagaaaaaaaatgagtttcacTGTTTATCACAACAGCCCTTTGGAGCcaccaaaatatgaaaacaaataaacatgacATAAAATAATAGTTTCTTGAATAGATTTTAGCATTTATTAGACTTTAAAAACTAGGATGATCTACCTTATTTAGAGAGTCCACTTGTGGGTTGCAATGTTGTTTGCCTTAAACTATCGGAGAATAGCAGAATTTCTTTGTATAACATTTCTAAAGAGGATCCATCTATCTTTTCCTGCTCACACTGGCTTTGAGCATCTGCCCGAGTTAACCTGTTTCGATTCTCCGAGTTGACAATTCCATAATTAGCAGACTAGCATGCAGAAAGCATGTGTTTatttaaggaaacaaaagcacGGGCGAAACATGACGACCTAACTGAGCAGAGAGAGCACGAAACACAGAGCGCAGACTGGGGGACCCCGGGCAAAAGAGGCAGAGTCCTGGAGGATGGAGGGCCTGATTCCTCGTCCCTCCTCACACAATGCCTGTGTTTCTGAAGTGAATCTGTAGTTGGATACTTAACTTTTCCTGACTCTAAAATGTGCTCAAATTTTTCTTACTTTGGAGATATGAGAACAATTAGGTTTTCaagttttgtgttttgctttgagctcagacacaacttaaaagaaaaaagcttacTCTTAGCCTTATCTTTGTTTTGTCTCTCCCCACTGCTCCACTCAAAGGCTTCTCCCCTGTTGCAACCTGTTAGTAGCCTACATCCATCAGTTTTATATTCACGTGAAGAATTTTCCCCTTATTTGCTATTTGCATGTGGTTTCCACTATAAGTCTTCAGCCTCACGATTCTTGCAAAACCATAGTGATGGAACATTAAATCATTACACATATTTATCGAACACCGATTGTGCGCCAGTTGTTGTTCAAGGCACAATAGGATTACAGGGGAAAAGAAGACGTATATGGCGTCTGTGCTTGTGGCGTGTCCAAGCTGGTGGAAAATACAAATTCGGCAGAAAGAATGAGGTAGACAAGGTATGAAGCTTGCTCCATCTTAGAGAACACTGCTACTTTGGGCTTCTACCGATAGTAGAAGAGAGGAAACAAGTCCATGGAGCATTATGATAAAAGCTCCCCTGTAGAATTGTCACTGATCCCTGAAATTTATTACTAATTTCTTAGATATAGAGAACACACACGACTTTTTGACAAGACTCATTATAATCTGTGATTGCtgatttaaatcaaattaaaaatctaaCTTTACTGTCCTGAGGTGcctgtgtgaaaaaaaaaaaatttttttttttcgtctTTCTCATTATTGAACAAATCTTCCTCCCTCCATTGTCACACGGATACAAACTTGAAGTAGAAAAATCTCCATATCCCTTATTTATTCTACTCACTGAAAGTGAATTGTAAGTAGTTGATTTGACTTTCTAGTCATCTTCAGATTAATGTGGTTCTCTTAGCCTTGTTCTACACAGTTAGGGCCTAGTGGAAGTGAGGATTATGCTGAATGATAGACCTCTTCCGGGGGAACTGAGTTCCCTGGCCTTGGGCTTTCTCAGTGCTTCTTCGATGCTCACATAGGCACAACATGTGCTAGTCCACATCATATCATTTGAGGGGGTTCAAAATAAACCTCTTACCTATCTCTACcccaagggatttttttttctttttaacaacaaTCACCTTTAACCAATTTTATATTCTGTCTTTATAGTCTCAATTTAAAACTgcagaagtgaaatgaagtgaaagtcgctcagtcatgtccgactctttgtgacccggtggactgtatcccaccaggctcctctgtccatggaattctccaggccagaatactggagtgggtaactgttcccttctccagaggctcttcccaacccagagatcgaactcaggtcttccgttttgcaggcagattctttaccatctgagccacgagggaagcccaagaacactggagcgggtagcctatcccttctccagcagatcttcctgacccaggaattgaaccaggatctcctgcattcaggcagattctttcccagctgagctaccagggaagaaaactgtagaatatatatctaattttaatttttttgactgaCTGACCTAAGGGTTGTTACACACTCTCGCCATTGTAGTATCTCACTTCAGTGGTGGTTCTCCAGCGTTGCTCACTACAGGGGTAGGGTGGGCCTTGGCCCCCTTAGAGGATTTCTCACGCCTGAAACGAGGGGGATGCCCTAAAGTTTCGTGACTAATGTGATTCCTTGTTTTTCAGCTTAAATGTGTATTCTATTTCAAGAGGAGACAAGCTTGATCCAAAGAAATTAGTAATAAATTTCAGGCATCAGTGACAGTTCTACAGGGGAGCATTTATCATTAATGTTCCCTGGACTTGTTTCCTCTCTTCTACTATCAATAGATGCCAAGATAGAGGAATTTCTGGGAAGGCAGCAGAGTGGAGTGAGTAAGAGCGAGGGCTCTGAGGTGCCTCCCAGTGTCTACTACTGGCTGCATAACCTCCCTCTGTCTCAGAGTCCCTCTGTGTGAATGGGATTGATGAAGACAGTGCATACATCATGCAGGTGTTCTTAGGATTCAGTGACTAGTGTGTGCAgtgtgcttagaacagtgcctggtaccaAGTAAGCACTTTTtctccccctctccttcccacctcctctccctcctcctcctctttttcctaTGTGTCAGAGTTTAAATTGTCTTTTAGTTTCCCTAAAGGAGGTCCAGCGGATGGTATCAACCTACCATTTTACCAGTTGAACCTTTTTATCCTGATGCTATTTCTGTATAATGCTAATTGACTAATTTATAAATCTCTTGGCTCTGTTGATAGGCAGTTAATATTCCTCACATAAAATTAATTTAGACTATTTCCTAAAGACCTacaaattattattacttttgtaaTAAGATTTTGTTATAACTGGTACATTGTTTAAAGCCATGTTTCACTTAGAAATAGAGTgaacttgttgctgttgttgaagaTACAAGTTTGGGATTATTAATCTGattaaggggtttcccaggtggctcagtggtaaagaatcagcctgccaagcaggaaatgcagatttgatccttgggttgggaagatcccctggagaaggaaatgacaacccactccagtattcttgcctggaaaatcttatagacagaggagcctggcaggttccattctgtggggtcacagagccagacgtgacttagtcactaaacaacaacaataatccaAGGAAGAGACATCTTATGCTTAAGCATCTCCATAAAGTCACTAGTCATGTAAGTCTTAGACAAGTCTCTTAGCCAAACTAagattcattttcctcatctgtgaaaggggAAGAATGACTCCCTTGTAGGCTTTGTTCAGAGATTAGAGATAAGGCCTGGTCCCCAGAGAGCCTGACACACACAGTGCACTAAGATTCAACATGGGTCTTAATTATCTCAACACCTGGATCTTTTCCCCGATTATTTCTCATCATGCTCAGGTGCTTGCATTTACTCAGAGGGCAGGAGGGGTACAATTGAAGGGTGATTATAATTAAACCCAGAATAAAAAACTTCAAGTAGTTCTTGGAGTGAAGGTGTTACGTAACTATATTTTCAAAAGGCAAGAACCTATGGCTTGGAGTCAAGAGTGCATAGGGTGTTTTTTGGACAGAAATGGTTTTCTGGCATCCCTGTGAGAAATAGCAAGGTTGTTCAGAGCACTGTTTTCTGGTGAGAGCACTACTAACTCCGGGGTGATAATTGCTCCAGCAAGTCCATGCCTGCTGCAGGCTTTGGAGCCTGGGAGCCGGGAGCCCAGGCCATGAGCTCAGAGTGTGGGGGATCCCATGCCTCACACGAGGACCTGCGTCACAGCACAGGAGACAGATGGATAAGGTTGATCCATGGACGTGGAAGTGACATTCcacaccttgaaaaaaaaaaaaaaagcttttgaggGCATTGATTCAAGTCTTTGTGGGGGAAATTGCATTAGAAGGGCATATAAAATTCCAAAAGTAGAGCTTGCTtactaagaaaacatttttaaaagtgggaAAATTTCCATGTAACCAATTAGAGtgctttttatgtgtgtgtgtttatttatttttagtcaaaggataattgctttacagtattatgttggtttctgcatttgaatcagccgtaggtatacatgtttcccctccctcttgaacctcccttctgcctccctccccatcccacccctctaggttgtcaccaagccccagtttgagttccctgagacatacacaaattcccattggctatctattttacatatggtaatatgtgtTTCTATGTTACCAATTAGAGTGCTTTTAAAGCTTGTTTCTCACAAGCTTCCACACCTAAACAGACTAACTGGAAATTTCATCTGACATAAGGAGATATTAAGGGTACACTTTATTTACATTGTGATGGAAACCCTTGCCATTTTTTTTATGCCTATCAATGGAAGAGAACATTTGTACAAACACATACATTTCACTCCCAGTCtcacatcttttaaattttattttttaagatttttgatgTGATAAGAACATGTAACGAGATTTACCCTCTTTGGCAGATTTTTAAGTATACGATACAGTATTGTTACCTTTAGGCACAATGTTGTACTGCAGAACTCTAggacttattatttatttatttattttggctgcaccgtgaggcatgtggaatcttagtcctCGGACAAAGGGTGGTACCacgccccctgcaggggaagcgtGGAGTCTGAACCAGCGCACTGAAATGTTATACCTGTTAATTAACAACTGCCCCAGCCCTTGGCACCCACCATTCTGTTCCTTCCTTCTAGGAGCTTGACCATTTCTGATAtgttatataagtggaatcatgaagtatttgtccttctgtgtcccAGTCTCAATTTTTTAGcgtattattattctttttttactgACAATATAAGTGATCAGTACAGAAAACATCTGTAGAAAACGTCTACTCCCTGTGTTTTCACGTGGTCTCTCCTCCATATGAGTATGTCCCTGGTGTCTCTCAATTTCTTCCTCTTATAAGAACACTAGTTAGAGTGGATTAGGGCCACCCTGATGGcctcattttaagttaatttttaaaggcCCTACCcctaaatacagtcacattgtgAGCTATTCACATGGGGCTTCAATATGTGAATTTGGTGGGGCAGGTTGGGGGGGGAAGGGATGACACAATGCAGCCCATGTGCAATGAGGACCTTATTTTAAGCCTTTTGATTCATATTGTCAACAGCTTTCCAAGAAAGCTGTATCCATTTATAGTCCTGCTACCAGCAAGGAATGGCAGTGCCTATCCCCTTGCACTCCTGCTAGTGTTAgtgttattaaaacaaacaaacaaacaaaacaacttttttttgcTAACCCAAAAGGCAAAattggttttcatttcattttaacataattttgacTACTAATAAGCCTAAACAGTTTTCAccacttggtttttctttttctttcattctttatacttttattcATTGAATGTGTATTTAATAAACTCATGCTGTGAAGGCAGCAAAGTGCTGTGTACTGAGTTTCTAGGAGAGAATGATACGTAGCCCTTGACACGTGGAGCACACAGTCTACTGGAGAAGAGAGACGTGTAACAAAATTAACCAGAAGATCAACGACAGTTGTGAAAAGCGTCATGAAGAAGTATAAGACCTCAGGGAGAGTGTCTAACAGTGCCTCAGGGGCCTGGACCAATCAAGGGGGAAGGCAAGGCTTTCTGAGGGGGGTGTGGTTTCCACTGTGAGTAAAGTGCGATTAGCTGGTGATGAAGTGAAGGGGTGGGGTCACAGCCAGAGGGGACCTCTTGTGAAAATGCCTGTGCTGGCTAGGAGCAAGTGAGCTGGAGGAAGCGACCAGTGAGGCTGTGTCCTTGAAGAGGTGAGGGTGAAGAGATGAAGCGTGATGGCGTATGTTTGTTGCGGTTGTTTTAAGTATGCTGGGTGCTGTGGGGAAAGTGAGTAAGAGTGAACCCAGGATAGCTCCAACTAGGAAGGAAGCTGCCACTGTAATCTGGGCAAAAGGTAATGATGACTTGGATTAGGGTAGTAACGGTGGCACTGGAAAAAAGTGAATGGTTTTCAGAGACACTTGAGAGGTGGATTCTACTGACTTGGCAATTGGATGTGGAAGGTGGCCCAAGCAACCAGGTGAATGGCgatgccttttctaaattgagGGGCACTTGAGAAGCAGGTTTGGGGAGGAGAGGCAATGAGTTCGAATTTGGACGGATCAGGTTGTGTGCCTATGGGAAACCAAGAAGGGAAGTTTTGAGCGGGCAGAAGCTCAGGGGAGAAGTCagtataaatgaggaaactaggGTATAGATAGAAATTGAAGTCTGGGGGTGAGGCATTTAGAGAGACAGTGTTAGGTGAGAAagcaaaggaagggagggaggactGGTTTAGAGCGCTGGGGACTCCAGCAGTTGTGAGCAGACAGAAGGGAGAAGTGAGCAAACATCTAAAACACAGTGGCAGAAAGGTGAAGGGGGAACCAAGAAGTGCCATGGCAGAAGGCAAGAGAAAGACTGTTTCAGAATGGCTCCCTAGGCACCTGGGTTGGAGGCTACATAAAGGACGAAAGGCTAAAACATGCACAGCATTTGGCAACATGGGGACCAATATCCTAACTAACATGTGGCTGCAAAAGCTGGATTGGAGTGGTTTGGAGAGTAAGAGAAATTGAGAGAGCAAATGTCACAATTCTTTCAAAAGTTTGGCTTCTCTGAACTCTGTCTTTGATTATTTTCCAGTTGTTGATCATTTTCTGTTGCTGTCATTGTGTTACCTGACCtctatgtttgtatgtatatgtgaatatacttatttatcttcagagtatttattaaatattagtaACTTGtagcaaatattttgttttttttttgtccactgcataattttgtgttgttttcatgTATATTAGCTTTACTTATgtaattaaatgattttttttccttttgacttctTCTATTGTTCTTTGCTCTTAGAAATTCCTTCTCTATACAGAAATCACACAACTATtcatctttgtattattttttttaatgtttatggcttctttaaaattttcacttgattattttggaatttttttttacatgtcaGTTTAAGGCTTGGGACACTTGATTATACCACCCTAATGATACAGGAGCAACAAAGCTAATCTTGGGATATTTAATGTTTTGACAAATTGACTCCACTGCCTCATTGCTGTAGAAAGGTCCTACTGATCAAGAAGATGAAATTTCAGTTCAACATGAGATTCGTTTGGTTAGTAATCTATGGACATTCTGTCTCTGTGCTAATATTGTGCAGTCTGTTTATATTGTAacattttttattctgtattccCAGTTTCCTGTACTTCCCAGAATGATGTCGTCTGCCAGCCATCCTAGAAGGTATTCTTATGAGGACCAGGGATTTCGATGCCACACTCAAGTGCGGGATCACAGAAAGTGCTCAGGGGATGGGTCATTCAAGGAGCCATTGGAATCAAAAGGAAGATCCCATTCCAAAATTCAGTCATTTTCAGACTCCTTTGAACAGCAACTGTGCTTTAGAACCAAACGTTCCGTCTCTTTGGTATGTAACAGAGTTATTGAATATTTAAGCTGTCTTAGAAAAGGAAACTCAAAGAGTTCGTACTCTCCCAGTCTGAGGAGAACAAATCTAGCTTCTTATTTACAGTTTGGCATTGagatctttcagagaaggcaatggaaccccactctggtactcttgcctggaaaatcccatggacagaggagcctggtaggctgcaatccatggggttgcaaagagtcggacacgactgagcgacttcactttcactttttactttcatgcattggagaaggaaatggcaacccactccagtgttcttgcctggagaatcccagggacgggggaacctggtaggctgctgtctctggggtcgcacagagtcggacacgactgaagcgacttagcagcagcagcagcattgagatCTTTGGAAAATGATACCTGTTTTAGATAGCCCAGATGTACATAAaggttttaaattattattatttaaagacaTCGGGTGTAGGAAGAATTCCTGAAGAAGTACTGGTTGGAATGTTTTGTTACCAATGTCCTCTAGTTCTTTGAGACTGTTTCTATCACCCTTATTACAAATAATTGTGATTTGTTCTCTTTCcactatatgaaaaagaaaaagctgtccCTATTGCTCTTATCCTCCCCTATGTAATCTGGTAGGAAATAGTTTGTGATGGCGTTGTGCCCCCTGTATCTTTAAAAAGCACACAGAAGGAACTCTCTGGACACCATGAAGAGCAGGAGCAGGAGTGGTCACAGTGGCCTCGTGGGAATCCAAGTGAGGCATAAGGGAAACAGGCAGGAAATGGGGGGAAGACTAGAAGCACCACTGATGATGCCAAAACTGATACATAAAGTCCTAAACTAGAGACCAATTAATTGGAGGTTAGTTTTTCAACTTTGCAGTGTGTTCACTGAGCAGCCCTGAGCAACATACTTCTTTTTTGTTGGGTCtttgattttggttttattttgcaaAAGAAGAATAATGATATGTTTCTGCCATGTAGTAGATGGAGCGAATAAGTAAGGCTAGATCCACCTGGATCTTGAGCTGCGCTCTGTGACTGGCTAGGGAAGACACTCATGGGCTTCCTACCTCATGGTCCCCTGAGCTTGGTGCTTTCTGCCTAGCTGTGACAGCTGCTGGGATTGTCACTGTGCATTTTTGCCTCACGGTGGCACTTCACTTTTGTCGCAGTGACCTTGTGTATCTATGACTCCCCTTGAGTAAGTGCTATCTCTACGGGATCAAAAAAGGAATAAGGAAGGAAGAATAGTGAACAGCTGTCACTTTCTGTGTCTAAACATTATTAAGGgtttctattttgtcttttttttttaatacttttttttttttagatatgctTTCAGACTTAGAACAAGGTTGCAAGAATAGTGCCAAGACTACACCTTTCACCTAGATT is part of the Bos indicus x Bos taurus breed Angus x Brahman F1 hybrid chromosome 1, Bos_hybrid_MaternalHap_v2.0, whole genome shotgun sequence genome and encodes:
- the LNP1 gene encoding leukemia NUP98 fusion partner 1 isoform X2, producing the protein MEHKDDDDDDDVSFAKWMSSFWGHSWIEEDERGLRDRRGSQDASYRKSSLPCPFPVLPRMMSSASHPRRYSYEDQGFRCHTQVRDHRKCSGDGSFKEPLESKGRSHSKIQSFSDSFEQQLCFRTKRSVSLGPESRKERNERERRFLEVRSCKKVEEKRSSRKEEHGEAYLPTLSEKALK
- the LNP1 gene encoding leukemia NUP98 fusion partner 1 isoform X1 encodes the protein MLSLTVSCETGPASLCLHSALTCPWDLFWGHSWIEEDERGLRDRRGSQDASYRKSSLPCPFPVLPRMMSSASHPRRYSYEDQGFRCHTQVRDHRKCSGDGSFKEPLESKGRSHSKIQSFSDSFEQQLCFRTKRSVSLGPESRKERNERERRFLEVRSCKKVEEKRSSRKEEHGEAYLPTLSEKALK